In the genome of Paenibacillus sp. FSL R5-0766, one region contains:
- the fabD gene encoding ACP S-malonyltransferase — protein MFSGQGSQYPQMGKELFEQDALFRETMLALDQTVLECGGESIVQYMYGESSTDEDRFERTILSHPAIYMVEYALAQSLLTRGVIPDYVLGSSLGEFAAAAIAGVFSAKDGLRCVMKQAIRFEQHCPSGAMLAILGDASLYPELPEIEYCTLVSVNYDGHFVISGSVHTLEKAQEWLTSHAVFSQMLPVSFAYHSQWIDSAEAAYTEDLQAFTFAAPNIPLISCMTGGEAGRIAHNHFWQVARKPILFREAIQKLESAGPHHYIDISPGGTLAGFVKRLADKQASSAAVVLLSPFYRDKEQLESVARQYQQPSMNIQRGEQNMRAYVFPGQGSQFKGMGHDVWNLYPDLVRTADEILGYSIRELCLADPGDRLKRTEYTQPALYTVNALMYYRELEQQGKPDYVAGHSLGEFNALLAAGVFDFATGLRIVQFRGELMGRAEGGGMAAVIGLHSDVVGKILAQHGLDHLDIANMNSPSQIVISGPQDLLVQAKSVFEQEGASNYVILNVSGAFHSRYMETAKQQFAAYLKQFQFAAPTLSVISNVGARPYTIDHLQHNMVEQLTSSVQWTDTIRYLMGKGVNDIVQIGPGTALSKLVKAIQAQAKPLFVEKLSVEPPPASLAVIKDVPKDESLRVSETAAHPFSSSRRFQSERMGSAEFRQDYGARLAYVAGGMFGGISSVAMITTLAKAGMVGFLGTGGLRAKEVEEAVMSIRQELPVQHCWGLNVLHDPLHPQREEEIIKLMLRLGLNKMEAKGFLGMTPALIQYRVKGIYRRSDGTVASSHLLLAKCSRPEVAELFMSPAPQHMLDQLLVEGRISAEQAQWAQQLPMADDICAEADCAGYTDGAVSMTLLPAMLSLRNQMMKKHGYAKALRVGAAGGIGTPQAAAAVFVMGADFILTGSINQCTVEANTSQLVKELLQQINVQDTGYAPAAGMFELGGKVQVLKKGVYFPARANKLHELYRQYDSIDEIDEKTKTRLQEQYFKRSFDSIYAEMESALTTQERALAERSPKARMAVIFKWYLEHSAKLALQGDENHQHRVDFQVYCGPALGAFNQWVQGTTLESWTQRHVHLIGEKLMEETAQLLNESLLQLV, from the coding sequence ATGTTTTCTGGACAAGGATCGCAGTATCCGCAGATGGGGAAGGAGCTGTTTGAGCAGGATGCATTGTTCAGAGAAACGATGCTTGCTCTGGATCAAACGGTTTTGGAATGCGGGGGCGAGTCAATCGTCCAGTATATGTACGGCGAATCGTCAACCGATGAGGACCGCTTCGAACGTACAATTCTGTCGCATCCCGCCATCTACATGGTGGAGTATGCACTTGCCCAATCGTTATTGACTCGTGGCGTGATACCTGATTACGTCCTTGGCAGCAGCCTTGGGGAATTTGCCGCCGCTGCGATTGCAGGCGTATTCAGTGCAAAAGATGGCTTGCGCTGTGTTATGAAGCAGGCAATACGATTCGAGCAACATTGCCCTTCTGGCGCGATGTTAGCGATATTGGGAGATGCATCTCTATATCCGGAACTTCCGGAAATTGAATATTGTACCTTGGTGTCCGTCAATTATGACGGGCATTTTGTTATTTCCGGATCGGTGCATACACTGGAAAAAGCACAGGAGTGGCTCACATCGCATGCTGTGTTTAGTCAGATGCTCCCGGTTTCTTTTGCCTATCATTCTCAATGGATTGATAGCGCAGAGGCAGCATACACGGAAGATTTGCAGGCATTTACATTTGCAGCCCCTAATATCCCGTTAATCTCCTGTATGACTGGAGGGGAGGCTGGCCGAATTGCACATAATCACTTCTGGCAGGTTGCGCGAAAACCAATTCTCTTTCGCGAAGCAATACAAAAGCTTGAATCTGCCGGACCGCATCACTATATCGATATCAGTCCGGGCGGTACGCTTGCAGGTTTTGTGAAGCGGCTTGCAGACAAACAAGCTTCATCAGCTGCGGTCGTTTTGTTATCTCCCTTTTACAGGGATAAGGAACAATTGGAGAGCGTGGCTAGGCAATATCAACAGCCGTCCATGAACATTCAGAGGGGAGAGCAGAACATGAGGGCTTATGTATTTCCAGGGCAAGGCTCGCAGTTCAAGGGCATGGGGCACGACGTTTGGAATCTTTATCCGGACTTGGTCCGCACCGCAGATGAAATATTGGGATATTCCATACGCGAGCTGTGTCTTGCGGACCCCGGAGACCGACTCAAACGTACGGAATACACCCAGCCGGCCCTGTACACCGTGAATGCCCTGATGTACTACAGGGAACTTGAGCAACAGGGGAAGCCGGACTATGTTGCGGGACACAGTTTGGGTGAATTTAATGCGTTGCTGGCTGCAGGCGTGTTTGATTTTGCAACCGGACTACGTATCGTCCAGTTCCGCGGTGAATTAATGGGAAGGGCAGAGGGCGGTGGGATGGCAGCTGTGATCGGGCTGCATTCGGATGTTGTGGGTAAGATTCTTGCGCAGCATGGCCTTGACCACTTGGATATTGCTAATATGAACAGTCCCAGTCAGATCGTTATTTCAGGTCCGCAGGATTTGCTAGTCCAGGCGAAGTCTGTGTTTGAGCAGGAAGGTGCATCCAATTACGTCATCTTGAATGTGAGCGGCGCATTTCACTCCAGATATATGGAAACAGCCAAGCAGCAATTTGCTGCATATCTCAAGCAATTTCAGTTTGCTGCCCCGACGCTATCCGTTATTTCCAATGTTGGGGCAAGACCCTATACAATCGATCATCTGCAACACAACATGGTGGAGCAGTTGACGTCCTCTGTGCAATGGACCGATACCATTCGATATCTGATGGGAAAAGGGGTTAACGATATTGTACAGATTGGACCCGGGACGGCTCTAAGCAAACTCGTAAAGGCTATCCAGGCTCAGGCCAAGCCACTTTTTGTGGAGAAATTATCTGTGGAACCGCCTCCGGCTTCACTCGCAGTGATAAAGGACGTACCTAAAGATGAATCATTGCGAGTGTCTGAGACCGCTGCCCATCCGTTCAGCAGTTCGCGGCGTTTCCAATCTGAACGGATGGGCAGCGCTGAATTCAGGCAGGATTATGGTGCCAGGCTGGCGTACGTTGCGGGAGGCATGTTTGGCGGCATTTCATCTGTGGCGATGATCACAACACTTGCAAAAGCTGGTATGGTCGGCTTTCTTGGAACAGGTGGACTGCGCGCTAAAGAAGTGGAAGAGGCGGTGATGTCCATCCGGCAAGAATTGCCTGTCCAACATTGCTGGGGATTAAATGTGCTTCATGATCCTCTCCACCCTCAGCGCGAGGAAGAGATAATCAAGTTAATGCTTAGATTGGGCCTGAACAAGATGGAAGCTAAAGGATTTCTGGGCATGACTCCGGCACTTATCCAATATCGGGTCAAAGGAATCTATCGTAGATCCGATGGTACTGTGGCTTCATCTCATCTTCTTCTCGCCAAATGCTCTCGTCCAGAGGTGGCAGAGCTGTTCATGAGTCCAGCTCCGCAACATATGCTGGACCAATTGCTGGTTGAAGGACGCATTTCTGCTGAACAGGCCCAATGGGCGCAGCAATTGCCGATGGCAGATGACATCTGTGCAGAAGCCGACTGTGCAGGATATACCGATGGTGCAGTATCCATGACCCTGCTGCCTGCCATGCTGTCCCTGCGCAATCAGATGATGAAAAAACATGGCTACGCCAAAGCACTCCGAGTCGGTGCAGCTGGAGGTATTGGTACACCCCAGGCGGCTGCGGCAGTATTTGTCATGGGGGCAGACTTTATTCTGACCGGCTCGATTAATCAATGTACGGTCGAAGCCAATACTAGCCAACTCGTAAAGGAACTGCTTCAGCAAATCAACGTTCAGGATACCGGATATGCGCCCGCAGCAGGCATGTTTGAACTGGGAGGCAAGGTACAGGTGCTGAAGAAAGGTGTTTATTTTCCTGCGCGTGCTAACAAACTGCATGAACTGTATCGCCAGTACGACAGCATCGACGAGATCGATGAGAAAACAAAAACAAGGCTTCAGGAGCAGTATTTCAAAAGGAGCTTTGACAGCATTTACGCGGAGATGGAATCCGCTCTTACAACCCAGGAGAGAGCACTTGCCGAACGTAGTCCCAAGGCCAGAATGGCCGTTATTTTCAAATGGTATCTGGAGCACTCCGCCAAACTGGCGCTTCAGGGGGATGAGAATCATCAGCACAGGGTGGACTTTCAAGTATATTGCGGTCCGGCACTCGGTGCTTTTAATCAGTGGGTACAAGGAACAACGCTCGAATCCTGGACACAGCGCCATGTGCATCTGATCGGAGAGAAGTTAATGGAAGAAACAGCCCAGCTACTTAACGAAAGCCTGCTTCAACTGGTATAA
- a CDS encoding IS110 family transposase codes for MKQKQNQRITRITEETLVIGADIAKKIHVARAVDFRGIELGKDCVFHNDQEGLTKLVTWMKELQEVHLKTDIVFGIEPTGHYWFPLAAFLQARDIKIVIVNPHHVNKSKELEDNSPTKSDYKDAKVIADLIRNGKYSEPKLPAMEYAELRILMNFREKVMVSLNQVKARVHNWFDRYFPEYLSVFKDWEGKTSLMTMRQFPTPEEIVSTGARGVLAHWKTEVKRGVGIKRAEKLFATAGISIGLTEGLRAARLELLSLLDQYELFSKQVETTMKQVMDILSEIPGTTQMLNIPGVGAVTVAGFLAEVGDLSHYDHGQQIIRLAGLNLKENSSGKRKGKTGITKRGRSRLRALLFRCVMPMVAKNEEFKALHKYFTTRSQNPLKKKQSLIALCGKLIRVLHTLGTKEIEYNANEVLGPVRQAQLQQIAA; via the coding sequence ATGAAACAGAAACAGAATCAACGGATTACGCGAATTACGGAAGAAACGCTAGTCATTGGAGCAGACATTGCTAAAAAGATTCACGTAGCTAGAGCGGTAGATTTCCGTGGCATTGAATTAGGAAAAGACTGCGTGTTCCACAACGATCAGGAAGGGTTAACGAAGCTAGTAACATGGATGAAAGAACTTCAGGAGGTTCATCTGAAAACGGACATTGTTTTCGGAATCGAGCCTACCGGGCACTACTGGTTTCCGCTAGCCGCTTTTCTGCAAGCTCGAGATATCAAGATCGTCATTGTGAACCCGCATCACGTAAACAAGAGCAAGGAACTTGAGGATAACTCGCCGACGAAGAGTGACTATAAGGATGCCAAAGTCATTGCAGATCTCATTCGAAACGGGAAGTACTCGGAGCCCAAATTGCCGGCAATGGAATATGCCGAACTACGCATCCTCATGAATTTCCGTGAGAAGGTTATGGTGAGTTTAAACCAAGTCAAGGCACGTGTGCATAATTGGTTCGACCGCTATTTTCCAGAGTATTTGAGCGTGTTTAAAGATTGGGAAGGCAAAACTTCCTTGATGACCATGCGCCAGTTTCCGACACCGGAAGAGATCGTCTCTACAGGCGCCAGAGGCGTTCTCGCACACTGGAAAACGGAAGTGAAGCGCGGAGTCGGTATTAAGAGAGCGGAAAAGCTCTTTGCGACAGCCGGGATATCCATCGGGCTTACCGAAGGGTTACGAGCTGCGAGACTGGAGCTTCTGAGCTTGCTCGACCAGTATGAGCTTTTCTCTAAACAGGTGGAAACGACCATGAAACAGGTCATGGACATCTTAAGTGAGATACCGGGAACAACGCAGATGTTGAATATCCCAGGCGTTGGCGCGGTTACCGTTGCAGGATTTCTGGCTGAGGTTGGCGATTTGAGTCATTACGACCACGGACAACAAATCATCCGATTGGCGGGCTTGAATCTAAAAGAAAATAGTTCTGGTAAGCGTAAGGGTAAAACTGGCATTACCAAGCGTGGACGATCTCGACTAAGAGCTCTATTGTTCCGTTGCGTCATGCCAATGGTAGCTAAGAATGAGGAGTTCAAGGCCCTTCACAAGTATTTCACAACACGAAGTCAAAATCCGCTGAAGAAAAAACAGTCGCTAATCGCGCTCTGCGGCAAACTGATACGCGTCCTGCACACGCTGGGGACGAAGGAAATAGAGTACAACGCAAACGAAGTTCTTGGTCCTGTACGACAAGCGCAGTTACAACAGATTGCAGCTTAG
- a CDS encoding NAD(P)/FAD-dependent oxidoreductase: protein MDIESEVLIVGAGIAGVALALAMGRKGRQVVLIERSKQFPNIPKGDFLQPVTIDLLDKLGVLPEVTKHCAHVARVNYGTLGGVNCFTGSYEEMDIPVRYALNGDHHHIHQSLFNAIEEMPNVRFYPGMNAGKLLFSDHYVSGIEADSAGKTVRIGSKILVGSDGIKSKIRDQLGLKYHLYPYEEKMAKMFAFTFQDVTQTREEASFFFGEGVSCGVFPLPGQRLRIYLALRKDLWQRIREDGIESLRGMLLSLCPHLQQEISQIVDFKQVQSIPAYYLHTEKWAINGAVLLGDACHALSPALGQGMNLAIQGAVELSNTLEEALITDDCSERQLRLYEKKRRKYVRLIQRNSTAHTYCWFVKNRAFVTLRNAAFRRIGKCPNLLKEQMLTTSGYSDKPPSFSHMLRFAGIMKP from the coding sequence ATGGATATTGAAAGTGAAGTGCTTATTGTGGGGGCGGGCATTGCAGGCGTGGCGCTGGCACTGGCCATGGGCAGAAAAGGTCGACAGGTGGTGTTGATTGAACGCTCAAAACAATTTCCCAACATTCCCAAAGGTGATTTTCTTCAGCCGGTAACGATTGATCTGCTGGACAAGCTTGGCGTTCTTCCTGAAGTAACCAAACACTGCGCTCATGTAGCACGGGTAAACTACGGCACGCTTGGGGGTGTCAACTGTTTTACGGGCAGCTATGAGGAAATGGACATACCTGTGCGTTATGCATTGAACGGGGACCATCACCACATTCATCAAAGCCTGTTTAACGCCATTGAGGAAATGCCCAACGTACGCTTTTACCCCGGCATGAACGCAGGCAAACTGTTGTTCAGCGATCATTATGTGAGCGGGATCGAAGCAGATTCAGCGGGCAAAACGGTACGCATCGGCAGCAAAATCCTTGTCGGATCAGACGGCATCAAGTCCAAAATTCGGGATCAGTTGGGGCTTAAATATCACCTTTATCCCTATGAGGAAAAGATGGCAAAAATGTTCGCTTTTACTTTTCAGGATGTCACACAAACCAGGGAAGAAGCCAGCTTTTTCTTTGGCGAAGGTGTAAGCTGCGGAGTCTTTCCTTTGCCCGGCCAAAGGCTGCGGATCTACCTAGCTTTGCGAAAGGATCTATGGCAGCGCATCCGGGAGGACGGTATTGAATCGTTGCGCGGCATGCTGCTGTCCCTCTGTCCACACTTGCAGCAAGAAATATCACAGATCGTGGATTTCAAACAGGTTCAGTCCATTCCAGCCTATTATCTGCATACCGAAAAATGGGCGATTAACGGCGCCGTTCTGCTAGGAGATGCATGCCATGCTCTAAGTCCGGCACTGGGACAGGGAATGAATCTGGCGATTCAGGGTGCTGTCGAACTGTCGAATACGTTGGAGGAAGCGCTCATTACCGATGACTGCTCGGAACGTCAGCTTCGCCTGTATGAGAAAAAAAGAAGGAAATATGTGCGTCTCATCCAGCGCAACAGCACAGCTCATACCTATTGCTGGTTTGTGAAGAACCGTGCATTTGTGACACTTCGCAATGCTGCTTTTCGTCGAATTGGCAAGTGTCCTAATCTGCTGAAGGAACAAATGCTGACTACGTCGGGATACAGTGACAAACCACCGTCATTCTCACACATGCTGCGCTTTGCGGGAATTATGAAGCCATAA
- a CDS encoding beta-ketoacyl synthase N-terminal-like domain-containing protein, whose protein sequence is MGSKRTEIAVVGMACRFPGASGYDSFWENLIQGRNSISEIPPERWDLEQFYSSNSNGAGKTLSKWCGVVEGAYDFDNSFFNISPREAASMDPQQRLLLEDTWHCIEDSGISLSELQQKVTAVYTGVMTAGYLQQMEASQADSYACLGNYESLLANRISYAFNLSGMSLPINAACASSLVAIHEARRALILGECDYALASAVNLNLDPLKYVSFSQSRMLSPTGQCKTFDQSADGYVPGDGVAVLLLQRLEEAVEQGNTVYGIIKGSAVNHTGKSLSITAPRMEAQRDVILAAWKATDIDPRTINYIEAHGTGTSLGDPIEVEALTQAFRDYTPDRSFCKIGSVKTNIGHLESAAGIAGLIKVIMMMKHRKIPASLHVKTLNPMIPFSRTPLEVARKQETWHSREQGQPLRAGISSFGFGGVNAHIVVEHYEPALQPSVTSKLSVQQNSKEPSRLFLLSAKSEASLQEHVADWQQWLDRHSNAEDTLQAISLSLLKGREHFKYRFGGWAHTREELRTLLNSDCYGSPQIGVSARYLNIQSPTWEGYAQLKCSGHTSQLLLRKAERQIEAALKANGMREEWEDLMAGYYQDTWHEDRRELYCFIAGYVHAASLIQLGFAPRWIQGTGIGMLIAWVIGGHISVEDMISVLLKQKRAEDVRQCSPIWPVIQEGSSSPIMPFAFDDSYVHDLIQSVRIVEEQAYDGFRDELMDRAHRLYTHQYTFRNYINEWNDEWQESTGTTIAWQLQPTSDSSSTSESFRSTSAVLCIAVMDALRRVKRKWQLQVSEESDIPAVQELLDLLADKVITRRDIIELLLNETGEHHELSRITAQLNQNSGLMLPERAYTLIRQHQQQTGGMHNAVQFLNDFLQPGSENEIDRNIPLPHSEKATDWMKQTGQEAEEVTLELPFHEIVLRLWLSGMELDMRQLAEEEPYQKIRLPRYAFQRKTFRWSANFGRKAKDSFQETESKKEYDRLHPMLHRNLSANQGTRFCSDFTGHEFFLNDHRVRGQRVLPGVAYLEMARMALHSVNESPSSSFAAFQIKNAAWTSPIFVDERPVEVSVRLHYEDTERGVLRYEISAEGSEAPDRLTCGTGRVALRSLAPVDRLDISSVIAAMREESLLDHKTIYGRLREQGLEYGPAHQAIKQMYIGSGQALAHLNIPSHIEHTLGDYALHPSLMDGALQAAMLLLNDNATLQDQEKGTKLPFYMEEMDCLLPCTAEMWVHVRFSDDCPIEGNVAKLDMDLMDAEGTVCVRIGNYMCRSIPGETRQQRVMQDAERVTITRDLHEDFPPGTELLAPVWSVLPSEKDSRIPFESLRTALIVAETVEMSGYLDEVRQQYPGASLILLKPGETVEQMAQELENCGQFDHLVWVSGLGSAEGKDASAITQSQEEGVIIVFSLVKSLLQLGYDRIPLQWTVVTFSAIAIHAQDEVHPLHASIHGFLGSLAKEYKNWTFRVVDLDFADRSLPALSDMPTVAENTWSNLIVYRAKQWHRCELLPVKLPSIQQSAYRHGGVYVVIGGAGGLGKVWSEYMISRYNAQIIWIGRTPLNPEIIKEQERLALTGMAPEYISADAGSSEALYEAYRLIKQRHGTIHGVIHAAIALRDSSVMKMDLPQFNEGLYAKVNVCAGMLEVFEKESLDFMLFFSSINAFATPAGQSNYTAGCTFKDSFAQWLHRCLHYPVKTINWGYWGSAGTVASPAYRERMTKQGIGSIEPPEAMAALELLLASSLPQLGLVKINGEAKPYAISEQEFMTVF, encoded by the coding sequence ATGGGAAGCAAAAGGACGGAAATTGCCGTTGTGGGTATGGCCTGCCGTTTCCCGGGAGCCAGCGGATATGATTCATTTTGGGAAAACCTGATTCAAGGCCGCAATTCCATCTCCGAGATTCCCCCGGAACGCTGGGACTTGGAGCAGTTTTATTCGTCAAACTCGAATGGCGCAGGCAAAACCTTAAGCAAATGGTGCGGGGTGGTGGAAGGAGCATATGATTTTGACAACAGCTTTTTTAACATTTCCCCGCGCGAGGCTGCGAGCATGGACCCACAGCAGCGTTTGCTTCTCGAAGATACATGGCATTGCATCGAGGATTCGGGTATTTCTCTGTCGGAGCTTCAGCAGAAGGTGACAGCGGTTTATACCGGCGTGATGACAGCGGGTTATTTGCAGCAAATGGAAGCCTCGCAGGCAGACAGTTATGCCTGTCTTGGCAATTATGAGAGCTTGCTTGCGAACCGGATATCCTACGCGTTTAATTTGAGTGGCATGAGCCTGCCTATTAATGCCGCCTGCGCTTCCTCACTTGTGGCTATTCACGAAGCGAGACGTGCCCTGATTCTGGGAGAATGTGATTATGCCTTGGCTTCTGCCGTGAATTTGAATCTCGACCCGCTCAAATACGTTTCCTTTTCCCAATCCAGAATGTTAAGCCCAACAGGGCAGTGCAAAACATTTGACCAGAGTGCGGACGGATATGTCCCGGGAGACGGGGTTGCTGTATTGCTTCTACAGCGATTGGAGGAAGCAGTTGAACAAGGAAATACGGTTTATGGCATCATTAAAGGCTCTGCTGTCAACCACACGGGGAAAAGTTTGTCCATTACGGCACCTCGCATGGAGGCACAGCGTGATGTCATTTTGGCTGCGTGGAAGGCTACGGATATCGATCCTCGCACTATTAACTATATTGAAGCACACGGGACTGGCACGTCGCTGGGGGACCCGATTGAGGTCGAGGCGTTAACCCAGGCATTTCGGGACTATACCCCGGATCGGTCATTCTGTAAGATTGGATCGGTTAAAACAAACATCGGTCATCTGGAGAGTGCAGCCGGCATAGCTGGTCTTATTAAAGTGATAATGATGATGAAACATCGGAAAATTCCAGCCTCTCTTCATGTGAAGACACTGAATCCGATGATTCCTTTTTCGCGTACACCGCTGGAGGTTGCACGGAAACAAGAGACTTGGCACAGTCGGGAGCAGGGACAGCCTTTGCGCGCAGGGATCAGTTCATTCGGTTTCGGAGGTGTAAATGCCCACATTGTGGTCGAACACTACGAACCTGCTCTCCAACCATCTGTTACCTCCAAGCTATCTGTTCAGCAGAATTCCAAAGAGCCCTCCCGATTATTTCTGCTGTCTGCCAAGTCGGAAGCGAGCTTGCAGGAGCATGTCGCCGATTGGCAGCAGTGGTTAGACAGGCATTCTAATGCGGAAGATACACTACAAGCCATCAGCCTGTCGCTGCTTAAAGGCAGAGAGCATTTCAAATATCGGTTTGGCGGATGGGCTCATACCCGGGAAGAGCTCAGGACATTGCTGAATTCCGACTGTTACGGCAGCCCACAGATTGGAGTATCCGCAAGGTATCTGAACATTCAGAGTCCCACATGGGAGGGATACGCCCAATTGAAATGCTCTGGACATACGTCTCAGTTATTACTGCGTAAGGCGGAAAGGCAAATCGAGGCAGCATTAAAAGCAAACGGCATGAGAGAAGAATGGGAAGACTTGATGGCAGGGTACTATCAGGATACGTGGCATGAAGATCGGCGAGAGCTGTATTGTTTTATAGCCGGATATGTTCATGCTGCTTCCTTGATTCAACTGGGTTTTGCCCCTCGTTGGATTCAGGGAACAGGAATTGGCATGCTGATTGCATGGGTCATTGGAGGTCACATATCTGTTGAAGATATGATCTCCGTGCTACTCAAGCAGAAGCGTGCTGAAGACGTGAGACAATGCAGCCCCATATGGCCTGTCATACAGGAGGGAAGCTCATCCCCAATCATGCCCTTTGCTTTTGATGATTCCTATGTACATGATTTGATTCAATCTGTACGGATCGTGGAGGAACAGGCTTACGACGGGTTCAGAGACGAATTGATGGATCGTGCGCATCGTTTATACACCCATCAATATACGTTCAGGAACTACATAAATGAATGGAATGACGAATGGCAGGAGAGCACGGGGACAACCATCGCTTGGCAGCTGCAACCAACGTCTGACAGCAGCAGTACAAGCGAATCTTTCCGTTCCACGTCGGCTGTGTTATGCATTGCAGTCATGGATGCGCTGCGCAGGGTGAAACGAAAGTGGCAGCTTCAGGTCTCGGAAGAGTCAGACATTCCGGCTGTACAGGAACTGCTTGATCTTCTGGCGGATAAGGTTATTACCCGCAGAGACATTATCGAGTTGTTGTTGAATGAGACAGGGGAACATCATGAACTTTCACGGATCACAGCACAGTTAAACCAGAATTCCGGACTCATGCTGCCAGAACGCGCATACACACTCATTCGTCAGCATCAACAGCAGACAGGTGGAATGCACAACGCAGTCCAATTTCTAAATGACTTCCTTCAACCCGGTAGTGAAAATGAAATAGATCGCAACATACCTCTACCTCATTCAGAAAAAGCCACTGACTGGATGAAGCAGACCGGACAAGAAGCAGAGGAAGTGACCTTGGAATTGCCATTTCACGAAATTGTACTGCGATTATGGCTGTCGGGCATGGAGCTCGATATGCGTCAGCTTGCGGAAGAGGAGCCTTATCAGAAAATACGGTTGCCACGATATGCATTTCAAAGAAAAACATTCCGTTGGTCTGCCAACTTTGGTAGAAAAGCGAAGGATTCCTTCCAAGAAACGGAAAGCAAAAAAGAATATGATCGGCTTCATCCAATGCTTCATCGCAACCTTTCGGCTAATCAGGGCACAAGATTCTGTTCGGACTTTACAGGGCATGAATTCTTTCTCAACGATCACCGGGTTCGAGGGCAACGGGTACTTCCAGGTGTGGCATATCTGGAGATGGCCCGCATGGCTTTGCACAGTGTAAACGAATCACCCTCTTCCTCTTTTGCAGCGTTCCAGATTAAGAATGCAGCCTGGACAAGTCCGATTTTCGTGGATGAACGACCGGTTGAGGTATCTGTTCGACTACATTACGAAGACACGGAACGGGGAGTTCTGCGATATGAGATCAGTGCGGAAGGCAGCGAAGCCCCAGATCGTCTGACCTGCGGCACAGGCCGCGTCGCATTGAGATCATTGGCCCCTGTTGATCGTCTTGATATTTCGTCTGTGATTGCAGCCATGCGAGAGGAGAGTTTGTTGGATCATAAGACCATCTATGGTCGCTTGCGAGAACAAGGGCTGGAATATGGACCAGCTCATCAGGCGATTAAGCAAATGTACATCGGCTCGGGTCAGGCTTTGGCACATCTGAACATCCCTTCCCATATAGAGCATACATTGGGCGATTATGCCTTGCATCCTAGCCTGATGGATGGGGCCTTGCAGGCAGCGATGTTGTTGCTTAACGATAACGCCACCCTTCAGGATCAAGAGAAGGGAACGAAGCTTCCTTTTTATATGGAAGAAATGGATTGTTTGTTGCCGTGTACAGCAGAGATGTGGGTGCATGTGCGTTTCAGTGATGATTGTCCAATCGAAGGGAACGTGGCGAAGCTGGACATGGATCTAATGGATGCTGAGGGAACCGTCTGTGTCCGGATTGGGAATTACATGTGCCGCAGCATTCCGGGGGAGACGAGGCAGCAGCGCGTGATGCAGGATGCAGAGCGGGTAACGATCACCAGGGATTTGCACGAAGATTTCCCACCTGGTACAGAGTTGCTGGCTCCTGTGTGGAGTGTGCTTCCATCGGAGAAAGACAGCAGGATTCCTTTCGAGAGCCTCAGAACGGCCCTCATTGTTGCAGAGACAGTAGAGATGAGCGGATACCTTGATGAGGTTAGACAGCAATATCCGGGAGCTTCACTGATATTGCTGAAGCCTGGCGAAACTGTGGAGCAAATGGCCCAAGAACTGGAAAACTGCGGGCAGTTTGACCATCTGGTGTGGGTCTCGGGGCTGGGCAGCGCAGAAGGGAAGGATGCCAGCGCGATCACTCAGAGCCAGGAAGAAGGCGTGATTATTGTATTCAGTTTGGTCAAAAGTCTATTGCAGCTAGGGTATGACAGAATCCCTCTCCAATGGACCGTAGTTACTTTTAGTGCCATAGCCATTCATGCCCAGGATGAAGTGCATCCGCTCCATGCAAGCATACATGGCTTCCTCGGTTCTTTGGCCAAAGAATACAAAAACTGGACGTTCCGGGTAGTTGATCTGGATTTTGCAGATCGAAGTCTGCCAGCGCTGAGCGATATGCCTACTGTGGCTGAGAACACTTGGAGCAATCTGATTGTCTATCGGGCCAAACAGTGGCATCGCTGCGAATTGCTGCCTGTTAAACTGCCTTCCATCCAGCAATCGGCTTATCGTCACGGCGGCGTATATGTTGTTATAGGCGGTGCTGGCGGATTGGGTAAAGTATGGAGCGAGTATATGATTAGTCGCTACAACGCTCAGATCATTTGGATCGGACGAACACCGCTCAACCCTGAGATTATAAAAGAGCAGGAGAGGCTTGCTCTGACAGGCATGGCTCCAGAATATATATCAGCAGATGCAGGCAGTTCTGAGGCCTTGTATGAGGCTTACAGGTTAATCAAACAACGCCACGGAACCATTCATGGTGTTATTCATGCTGCCATCGCACTCAGAGACAGCAGTGTAATGAAAATGGACTTGCCCCAATTCAATGAAGGATTATATGCAAAAGTCAACGTATGCGCGGGAATGCTCGAGGTTTTTGAGAAGGAGTCGCTTGATTTTATGCTGTTTTTCTCCTCCATCAATGCGTTTGCCACACCTGCCGGGCAAAGCAATTATACAGCCGGTTGTACATTCAAAGACTCATTCGCCCAGTGGCTTCATCGTTGTCTTCATTACCCTGTTAAAACCATTAATTGGGGGTATTGGGGAAGCGCCGGAACGGTGGCTTCTCCAGCTTATCGTGAGCGGATGACCAAACAGGGTATTGGCTCGATAGAGCCTCCCGAAGCGATGGCTGCGCTGGAACTTCTTCTGGCCAGTTCACTTCCTCAACTGGGATTGGTCAAAATCAATGGTGAGGCAAAACCATACGCGATTAGCGAGCAAGAATTCATGACAGTATTTTAG